A window of the Methanoregula sp. UBA64 genome harbors these coding sequences:
- a CDS encoding ABC transporter permease, translating into MSGIFWEISKRNIRLHMLRSTLAMLGILIGVVAIASMGILGNSMSQSISSSLSSVGDSVIVTPYAGSGGMGPGGGGGGGSSSDLYLTDQNYQKIKRAVAPNVAIPVMQKSAHMKVGVGSDDIVASMYGLPQDDIKDLLKDLEAGDYPSGNSACLVGSTFAKDHDVKVGSRITIGKDGEYGTLRVSGIIKERGMSFDISTDSALVVTKDWFENAFGTTDDELNEVVVKVSDGDTADVKTTIEKQLNRNTKDKTVSVTDSKATLSTIYATFGTVTTFVTAIGGISMLVAGVSIFNIMMMSVNERIKEIGIMRSIGTQKKEVMSMFIYEAAIIGVTGSLIGGLLSFGGGYVVSAMMLGTTEYIFTLASLYYVVEGVSFGILICIVCAVYPAWQAANLNPIDALRHE; encoded by the coding sequence ATGAGCGGGATATTCTGGGAGATCTCAAAACGGAACATCCGGCTCCATATGCTCCGGTCGACCCTTGCGATGCTCGGGATCCTTATTGGTGTCGTCGCCATCGCGTCCATGGGAATCCTGGGAAACAGCATGTCGCAATCTATCAGTTCGAGTCTGTCTTCGGTCGGGGACAGCGTGATTGTAACTCCCTACGCTGGCAGCGGGGGCATGGGTCCGGGAGGCGGGGGAGGTGGCGGATCATCCTCCGATCTGTACCTGACCGATCAGAACTACCAGAAGATCAAACGGGCAGTCGCCCCGAACGTGGCGATTCCGGTCATGCAAAAATCCGCCCACATGAAAGTGGGGGTGGGCAGCGACGATATCGTTGCGAGCATGTACGGACTGCCCCAGGACGATATAAAAGACCTGCTCAAGGATCTTGAAGCCGGGGATTACCCGAGCGGAAATTCAGCCTGCCTTGTTGGATCGACGTTTGCAAAGGACCATGATGTCAAAGTGGGGTCGCGGATCACCATTGGTAAGGATGGCGAGTACGGCACGCTCAGGGTATCCGGGATCATCAAGGAACGGGGCATGAGCTTCGATATCAGCACCGACAGTGCCCTTGTGGTAACCAAGGACTGGTTCGAGAATGCCTTCGGTACGACCGATGACGAGCTCAACGAGGTTGTCGTCAAGGTCAGCGACGGCGATACCGCCGATGTCAAGACCACGATCGAAAAACAGCTCAACCGGAACACGAAAGACAAGACCGTTTCAGTAACCGACAGCAAGGCAACGCTCTCAACCATCTACGCGACGTTTGGGACGGTGACAACATTCGTGACTGCGATCGGCGGGATCTCAATGCTCGTTGCCGGTGTCTCGATCTTCAACATCATGATGATGTCCGTGAATGAGCGGATAAAAGAGATCGGGATCATGCGCAGCATCGGTACCCAGAAAAAAGAGGTGATGAGCATGTTCATCTATGAAGCTGCAATCATCGGGGTTACCGGGAGCCTGATCGGGGGTCTGCTCAGTTTTGGCGGAGGGTACGTGGTAAGTGCCATGATGCTTGGCACCACGGAGTACATCTTCACCCTTGCAAGCCTCTACTACGTGGTCGAGGGCGTCAGCTTTGGGATCCTCATCTGCATTGTCTGTGCAGTGTACCCGGCCTGGCAGGCAGCAAACCTCAACCCGATCGACGCGCTGAGGCACGAGTGA
- a CDS encoding ABC transporter ATP-binding protein, whose translation MAPVIQFKDVVKIYPLKSGDVTALDHISFEVDHGEFISIMGPSGSGKSTLLTMMGCLDTPTSGDIFISGLRTRDMSDTELTNLRRDRIGFIFQYFNLFPLLNIIENVSFPQMLKSQAQVDEKKAIEVLHAVQLDEHLYTHTPLELSGGQQQRVAIARALINEPDILLCDEPTGNLDSKTGASIMDLMTDLHKNGSTIIVVTHDPHVAEYTERTIRIVDGRIVS comes from the coding sequence ATGGCACCGGTCATCCAGTTTAAGGATGTCGTAAAGATCTACCCGCTCAAGTCCGGGGATGTGACGGCACTCGATCACATCTCCTTTGAAGTAGACCACGGGGAGTTCATCTCGATCATGGGACCCTCCGGTTCCGGCAAGTCCACCCTTCTGACCATGATGGGTTGCCTTGATACGCCTACGAGCGGGGATATATTCATCTCCGGCCTCCGCACCCGCGACATGAGCGATACCGAACTCACCAACCTGCGGCGGGACCGGATCGGGTTCATCTTCCAGTACTTCAACCTCTTCCCGCTCCTGAACATCATCGAGAACGTCAGTTTCCCCCAGATGCTCAAGAGCCAGGCACAGGTGGACGAAAAAAAGGCAATCGAGGTCCTGCATGCGGTCCAGCTGGACGAGCACCTCTACACCCACACGCCGCTCGAACTCTCGGGCGGCCAGCAGCAGCGGGTTGCAATCGCCCGGGCGCTCATCAACGAGCCGGATATCCTGCTCTGCGACGAACCGACCGGCAATCTCGATTCAAAGACCGGGGCAAGCATCATGGATCTCATGACGGATCTGCACAAAAACGGGTCAACGATCATTGTCGTTACCCACGATCCCCATGTCGCGGAGTACACCGAGCGGACGATCCGGATCGTTGACGGGAGAATTGTATCATGA
- a CDS encoding COG1361 S-layer family protein translates to MRICHISKAGTALPVLPADLLNSNQKKGGLPSRTTFRIGSVVILCVLFAACALVLPVSGYTTSDSLTAAGKVYISNVTIDPGTLFTGDKATVTFSVTNGNANSGSSNTTSSDASQQGIMVNHASFGNKEIQLTSGTYDTSSNIGPLQTRTYVFDVVTTENDGTYYPTFSVDFRDAGSLYYRTPVKVDNSPLIVSVINQPDTFTQGKKDSINVQIANPRGNSVKNVVLDVTGDGATVTPSEQYIGWLAANTATNVTIAVTPDKETTLTLKVTYDNGDNHHSVTQTLPIIFGTDKKQASPEISNIEVKLTDGVYHVTGDVTNAGLTTANGVTVTSLSPAVPQDPYKTYVIGALKPDDFGSFEVTFAASGESSVPLQVSYKDSDGNLLSSGQMVSLSQATVTNSKNQQGGTSFVIPGIILLIVLGAGGWYVYTRKIRKQ, encoded by the coding sequence ATGAGAATATGTCACATCTCCAAGGCAGGAACGGCTCTACCGGTACTGCCTGCCGATCTCTTGAACAGTAACCAGAAGAAGGGCGGTCTCCCTTCCCGCACCACATTCCGGATCGGCTCCGTAGTTATCCTGTGCGTGCTGTTTGCCGCCTGTGCCCTTGTGCTGCCGGTAAGCGGGTACACCACATCGGATTCGCTTACCGCGGCGGGCAAAGTCTATATATCGAATGTCACTATAGATCCGGGAACCCTCTTCACCGGGGACAAGGCTACCGTGACCTTTTCGGTCACTAACGGCAATGCGAACAGTGGCAGCAGTAATACCACGTCATCGGATGCTTCCCAGCAGGGGATCATGGTCAACCATGCATCTTTTGGGAACAAGGAGATCCAGCTCACGAGCGGGACGTACGACACCTCGTCAAATATCGGTCCGCTCCAGACCCGGACGTACGTGTTCGATGTTGTAACCACGGAAAATGACGGAACGTACTACCCAACCTTCTCGGTTGACTTCCGGGATGCCGGCAGCCTGTATTACCGGACACCGGTCAAGGTGGATAATTCCCCCCTCATCGTGAGTGTCATTAACCAGCCGGATACGTTCACGCAGGGCAAGAAGGACTCGATCAATGTCCAGATTGCAAACCCCCGCGGAAACTCGGTAAAAAATGTCGTTCTTGATGTTACCGGCGACGGCGCGACCGTCACCCCCTCCGAGCAGTACATCGGGTGGCTGGCTGCCAACACCGCGACCAACGTGACAATCGCGGTTACTCCGGATAAAGAGACTACACTTACCCTGAAGGTTACCTACGATAACGGGGACAACCACCACTCGGTGACCCAGACTCTTCCGATAATCTTCGGGACCGACAAGAAACAGGCAAGTCCCGAGATCAGCAATATCGAAGTGAAACTTACGGATGGTGTCTACCATGTCACCGGTGATGTGACCAATGCCGGCCTTACCACAGCAAACGGCGTAACCGTAACATCTCTCTCACCGGCAGTCCCCCAGGACCCGTACAAAACCTACGTGATCGGTGCTTTAAAGCCTGACGATTTCGGCAGCTTCGAAGTAACGTTTGCCGCCAGCGGAGAGTCCAGTGTTCCGCTTCAGGTCTCCTACAAGGACTCCGACGGGAACCTCCTCTCATCCGGACAGATGGTGAGCCTGAGCCAGGCGACCGTAACCAATTCAAAGAACCAGCAGGGAGGCACATCGTTTGTCATCCCGGGCATCATCCTCCTGATTGTACTGGGAGCCGGCGGCTGGTATGTCTACACCAGAAAGATCCGGAAGCAGTGA
- a CDS encoding TrmB family transcriptional regulator produces MGGISSALVKSLGELGLSTYEASVYAALVMFDNAEAKDLVEYLAISKPSVYEALDRLAERGLAVKRVTKPARYSAISPQMAVDLLMDNHRKSADRARAELEKLEKETARSEKEDALWTIYGEKNIEYKIRDLFGKATKQIRCMIGERYLPVIETIRIDDISLHLMVVSDAPGLEKRLRKQFPGRNAEIYVISPERFAISPKDASPEFEEIHKLMKVENLLELIVDDEELLMVPPFFSGTVSVLNTKNKGAVFHMKTMSRIMWKRLLEGEGEGAFPFPPPPFSHRKDRPKTTKK; encoded by the coding sequence ATGGGCGGCATCTCCTCGGCTCTGGTTAAATCGCTTGGCGAACTCGGGCTTTCTACGTATGAAGCAAGTGTCTATGCGGCACTGGTGATGTTCGACAATGCAGAGGCAAAAGATCTTGTCGAGTACCTCGCTATCTCAAAGCCAAGCGTGTACGAGGCACTGGATCGCCTGGCCGAGAGGGGACTTGCCGTAAAACGGGTTACAAAGCCGGCACGGTACAGCGCCATCTCCCCGCAGATGGCTGTTGACCTGCTCATGGACAACCACAGGAAATCCGCTGACCGGGCGCGGGCGGAGCTGGAAAAACTGGAAAAAGAGACCGCGAGAAGCGAGAAAGAAGATGCACTCTGGACCATCTACGGCGAGAAAAATATCGAGTACAAGATCCGCGATCTCTTCGGGAAGGCAACAAAACAGATCCGGTGCATGATCGGGGAGCGGTATCTTCCCGTCATTGAGACCATCCGGATAGATGATATTTCCCTTCATCTCATGGTGGTATCCGACGCACCGGGGCTCGAAAAGAGACTGCGCAAACAGTTCCCGGGCAGGAATGCAGAAATTTATGTGATCAGCCCGGAACGGTTTGCAATTTCTCCAAAGGATGCATCGCCGGAATTCGAGGAGATCCATAAACTCATGAAAGTCGAAAACCTTCTCGAACTGATCGTTGACGATGAGGAACTCCTGATGGTACCGCCGTTTTTTTCCGGCACGGTATCTGTCCTGAATACCAAAAACAAGGGTGCGGTCTTCCACATGAAAACCATGAGCCGGATCATGTGGAAACGGCTGCTGGAAGGCGAGGGTGAGGGTGCGTTTCCCTTTCCCCCGCCACCATTCTCTCACCGGAAAGACAGGCCGAAAACCACCAAAAAATAA
- a CDS encoding YIP1 family protein, with the protein MLDSFVEKVKGFILNPGETFQKSKADDMETSLPYFAILVLINAILSAIVAAILPLPMYTGMPAGVSLPILVFFIVLVAEFIFTLIFAAWLHLWVYLFGGRKGIGQTMNAVIYGSTPSLLLGWIPVISILFGLWSVVLWALGVRDLHELSTGKAIAAVVIAILIPLVIILILAAYLLTSYVTMTQVPSVSPVL; encoded by the coding sequence ATGTTAGATTCGTTTGTGGAGAAAGTCAAAGGGTTCATCCTGAATCCGGGCGAGACATTCCAGAAGTCGAAGGCAGACGACATGGAGACATCCCTGCCGTATTTTGCCATCCTCGTTCTGATCAATGCCATCCTTTCTGCGATTGTCGCTGCGATCCTGCCCCTCCCGATGTATACCGGCATGCCCGCCGGGGTCTCCCTGCCCATCCTCGTCTTCTTTATCGTGCTCGTTGCCGAGTTTATCTTCACGCTCATCTTTGCGGCCTGGCTCCACCTCTGGGTCTATCTCTTTGGCGGCAGGAAAGGAATCGGCCAGACCATGAACGCGGTCATCTACGGGAGCACCCCGAGCCTGCTCCTCGGCTGGATCCCGGTTATCAGCATCCTCTTTGGCCTCTGGTCGGTCGTGCTCTGGGCGCTTGGCGTCCGCGACCTCCACGAGCTCAGCACGGGTAAAGCGATTGCCGCGGTTGTAATAGCAATCCTCATCCCGCTCGTCATCATCCTGATCCTTGCGGCCTACCTGCTGACTTCGTACGTGACGATGACACAGGTCCCGTCCGTCAGCCCGGTCCTCTAA
- a CDS encoding sugar phosphate isomerase/epimerase family protein, whose product MIGISTFCLSDTPLDAALVRLLEVNERIEIMDEGLHVLPGTDLLESYPAHYSVHAPFHGLNIASVFEPIRRASIGILSDCLSAAAAIDAPVVIHPGYFAWANEREAALRQFRQSCKDLAAAAREYSAAFSFENMAGMNFFLLRTPDDLAGAGDFGLTLDVGHAYLNGCLPAFLAAPFCHLHLHDNNGKTDSHSPVGEGTIDFLPVLAAMKERNASAVVEVSTFDGAVASMRALERM is encoded by the coding sequence ATGATCGGGATCTCGACTTTTTGCCTCAGCGACACGCCGCTCGATGCGGCCCTGGTGCGGCTGCTCGAGGTTAACGAAAGGATCGAGATCATGGACGAGGGCCTCCACGTTCTCCCCGGTACGGATCTGCTGGAAAGTTACCCGGCGCACTACTCCGTCCACGCCCCGTTCCACGGCCTCAATATCGCCTCGGTCTTCGAGCCGATCCGGCGGGCAAGCATCGGGATTCTTTCCGACTGCCTGTCCGCTGCCGCTGCGATCGATGCGCCGGTTGTCATCCACCCGGGCTACTTTGCGTGGGCAAACGAGCGTGAGGCTGCCCTGCGGCAGTTCCGGCAGTCCTGCAAAGACCTTGCCGCTGCCGCCCGGGAATATTCGGCAGCGTTCTCGTTCGAGAACATGGCGGGCATGAACTTCTTTCTGCTCCGGACACCGGACGATCTCGCAGGTGCCGGCGATTTCGGGCTCACGCTCGATGTAGGCCATGCGTATCTCAACGGCTGCCTGCCGGCATTTCTCGCGGCCCCGTTCTGTCACCTGCACCTCCACGACAACAACGGGAAGACCGACAGCCACAGCCCGGTGGGGGAGGGGACGATCGATTTTCTCCCGGTGCTTGCCGCAATGAAGGAGAGGAACGCGAGCGCGGTCGTGGAGGTCAGCACGTTTGACGGGGCGGTCGCAAGCATGCGGGCGCTCGAACGGATGTGA
- a CDS encoding M24 family metallopeptidase encodes MSVPQSELSLRMARFRDRMDSDCPDWETAAITEKINLYYFTGTIQDGLLVIPRNGDAVFWVRKSFERAVSESEFPDIRPMTSYRDIAAAGGKKEKPVHLELDTVTLVQYQRMQKHFACGGFRGLDMQVSAVRAKKSPYEFALMERAGAIHRRVLEDLAPGLMHEGMDEVELSTALYAVMVREGHQGIIRFGMWNEMLLGQINFGTSSICPTCVDTPGGIAGLHPSVPMSGSRNRKLKPGDLVVIDIGCGVEGYQTDKTLSYMFREPIPDAAIKVHEQCVEIQNEVAQRLRPGAVPSAIYEEIVSGLEPAFLENFMGYGRDTVKFLGHGIGLLIDEAPVIAKGFDEPLEEGMVFAVEPKKGIKDVGLVGIENTFAVTPGGGRSLTGRHPGLLLVP; translated from the coding sequence ATGAGCGTCCCGCAGAGCGAACTTTCCCTCCGCATGGCCCGGTTCCGGGACCGGATGGACAGCGACTGTCCCGACTGGGAGACGGCTGCGATCACCGAAAAGATCAACCTCTACTATTTCACCGGCACGATCCAGGACGGCCTTCTGGTTATCCCGCGCAATGGCGACGCGGTCTTCTGGGTAAGAAAGAGTTTCGAGCGGGCAGTATCCGAGTCGGAATTCCCGGATATCCGGCCGATGACGAGCTACCGGGACATTGCCGCGGCGGGCGGTAAAAAGGAGAAACCCGTCCACCTCGAACTCGACACGGTCACGCTCGTCCAGTACCAGCGGATGCAGAAGCATTTCGCCTGCGGAGGGTTTCGCGGCCTCGACATGCAGGTCTCCGCGGTCCGGGCGAAAAAGAGCCCGTACGAGTTTGCGCTCATGGAGCGGGCCGGGGCGATCCACCGCCGCGTGCTCGAAGACCTTGCACCGGGCCTCATGCACGAGGGAATGGACGAAGTGGAACTCAGTACCGCGCTCTACGCGGTGATGGTGCGGGAAGGCCACCAGGGGATCATACGCTTTGGGATGTGGAACGAGATGCTCCTTGGCCAGATCAACTTCGGGACGAGCTCGATCTGCCCGACCTGCGTGGACACGCCCGGCGGGATCGCGGGGTTGCACCCTTCCGTGCCGATGTCCGGGAGCCGGAACCGGAAACTTAAACCCGGCGACCTGGTGGTGATCGATATTGGCTGCGGGGTCGAGGGCTACCAGACCGACAAGACCCTCTCGTACATGTTCAGGGAACCGATCCCGGATGCGGCAATAAAAGTTCACGAGCAGTGCGTGGAGATCCAGAACGAGGTGGCACAACGCCTCCGGCCCGGCGCGGTCCCGTCCGCGATCTACGAAGAGATCGTAAGCGGCCTCGAACCGGCATTTTTAGAAAATTTCATGGGCTATGGCAGGGACACGGTAAAGTTCCTCGGCCACGGGATCGGGCTTTTGATCGACGAGGCGCCGGTCATTGCGAAAGGTTTTGACGAGCCGCTCGAAGAAGGGATGGTCTTTGCAGTCGAGCCAAAGAAGGGGATAAAGGACGTGGGCCTGGTCGGGATCGAGAACACCTTTGCCGTAACGCCCGGCGGCGGACGCTCGCTCACCGGCCGCCACCCCGGTCTTCTTCTCGTTCCCTGA